The stretch of DNA ggtgcggtttgagaaattaaaaaaattgcatgtgcggtttggtttgaaaaaatagtcaaaaactgcaccacctgcaccgcgaacacccctactcAGATATGTTTGAGACTTAATCTCGATCGTTATTTGTCTTCTTTAAGAGACACCCTAGGGTTTCCAGCACAAACACGATCTCATAGATCGCGCACACACACGAAACAGAAATCACAACACACACAACACTAAGACACAAACGCACACTTAGTAACATAGAGAGATGAGAGTTAGGGCTAAAGAAAACAAACAGAAATAGAGATTTGATCTCGAAGTTCACCCCAGAACAATGGGCTACGTCTCTGTCAAGCTTGCCTCAGAGTAGCTTGATTCTTCACTATGAACATCATGTATTATAAGTGTTGCCTCAGAGTAGTTTGTTGTAACTGTTATAGGCCTTCGGGCAAACTTGTAATTTTAACTATTGTAATTAAACTTGAACTTATAAAGAGATTTACATAACATGTGAatgatttgtaattttgttgtttattttgaattaacaTAATTTCGGgtgtatattttgttatttttgtgttgacGTTTTGTTGTATTGTAGTTTATGTTTGCTGATACAATTTGTGATAAATTTCTAGTTGCTTTTGTGTGTGTTTATGTTTTTGTcttttttcttatataattttttgaatgGATACAATATGAGGTTGAAGTTTTGTAATTTTGTGTTGCTatttttgtacttttttttagtaaattatacttttataaAGACAGTATTTTTTAGAgtcataaaatatttatataaaaaaatgtaatttaagcataaatatttaagtttaattcttAGTTGCTGATAAatacttaaagtttaatttttgacggtagtaatacctaagttatatttctggAACTTATGTAGGTACCTGACTGTTAAGTGTCAAGTCAATGGCCACATTACAGATTAGATcatctgttttattaaatgataaaataggtaaatattattttagatcatgtattttgcaaaaattacagATTAGATcatctgttttattaaatgataaagtaaaccttgtatttttcaaaatggtacaaatatgatcataaactgattttttgtcaaaataaaacttaataataattcgaCCGAGAGGTGTTATGACAAAAGTGGTTAAATTTTATGCATATGTGCGTGTTAGGAATTGCCTTTAagttgattatttttttaaaaaaaataactgtcgaaaattaagctcaaagtcctatttgtaccattttaaaaaatacagggtctattttgtcgtttaacaaaatagagggttcaatttataatttttacaaaatacaagatccaaaatagtatttaccctttaaAAATTCATGATTTAAATGTATCAATAAAAAATGACACTTGTATATTAACTTGGTAGTTAAGTACCtgttctaaaaatataacttaggtattaataGTTATGGGAATATACTATGGGAATATATAAACTGAAATTATAATTTGGAgggtaaaaataattaaagagatGTTACGTGAAATTAAATTGcttgaaattataatttgtgtcTTATCTACGAAATCCTTGAAATTAAAGTTCAATATTTAACGTGAAAAtttgcattaaaaaaaaagagtgaaaattctaattttatttatatacctgttaataattttatgaaaatgatgaaaagaaaaaaaagatagagAAAAATATAAGTATTTCATTGAtataacaaaacaaagaaataaataacaaacaagttaatataatatttgtaaGGCATAACACCACCATAAACTAGACAAACATAAGAAACCATgcccaaaaaataaacaaaaaggaTAAATGTGTTAGCCCTAGTTGCTTGGGATTTTCGGGTCGAGACTAGTCGAAGCACTACTACTCTGTTGGTTTGGTCCATTTAATAGGAGTGTAAGTGTGAGGCGAGTTCTTGAGTTGCTTCGCTATCTTAAGCGACTCCTCTTGATGCGATGCTTTGGTTGATTGGTACATTTTATTGTGTGCTTCTTCCAAAGCAATacgagatatgaaatttttggATTTGAGTACAGTTTCAGTCTCCGATTGGAGTACAACACTTCTCCAATTCTTGTTCTTTGCTATGTCCGTCGCAATCTCTTGAGCTAGAATTTGAGCCCTTGATAGGTCCATTATTAACTTTTTTATGTAGAAATTATGactttgaaattatgaaaataatctTGTAGGGATGAATGAAGTAGAGCTTATgactttaaaataataataataatggttgGATTGGTATATTTATAGGTTATGAAGAAAATTCCAAATCCTAATCCTATACTAATTAACAAGGAATCGATTTAATGATGACACATGAATAtttgtgttttaaaaaccaatttttaaaattttaaaatctaaaagataatattttgtaTATCGTTTAGcatttaaaacttatataaatatatttaaaattttgatttgaaCTTATTTTTATATGGATCTTACACTtttgatatatataaaataagataataaacaaattaataattaaataattttaaccgTAAGTATCTGTAGttttataagaaataataatataataaatattttttgttaaaagaaaatattatttatttatttatttttaggagTTAATAAAATATCTCATTAACTTTTTAAAAATCAACTGCACACGTAGTATTCTTATAATCATTtcataaaatatgatttttttttatataataattaaaaatttaatgaaattaaaataataaaactaaacaaAAGGCTAAATTATACATtgcttttaattaatatttatatacaatcATTTTATAGGGAAACAAACATCTAGTCTCAACTCATTATCATAATTTATCATAATTTCTTCAACTAAATCAATTAAATCAACTATCAACAGCTGAAAAATGTACTAAAATGGataaaattaataacaaaaaatgacATCTAGTCTCAACTCATCATCATAATTTGTTCACTTAAGAAACAAACATCAACAAAGtactttaatcaaataaatttaaataaagtttAAACACTATTGATATATCGATCTGATACTATGAATGTATGAATTTGATAATCTAAAACCTGGTGGAGGATGCTTGGTATCCAGAGGAGGCATTCTTGTAGGCCAACCATGAACAAGCAGCGGCAAAACGCGAGGACTTCGAGTGTTTTCGGCGAATGGACAGTAACAGACATGTTCATAACATCTTCTCCCAAATCTGTACAGACAGATATCAACATTGTTATTATCATTCTCAAAGTTGTCAGTAGCAGCAAGAGCATTATAATCCTTATCATTGATTAGTACTCTTTTCAAGAAAATAACATCTTCATCTTGGGGATGGAATGCAATGGGAAACAATGCCATATTTTCATATGCTCCCCATTTCAATCTAACATCTTTAACCATAATCCATGGTGATGGCGATGAATAAGATTGAACTAAATCCCATGCTCTGAGAACATGGAGACCCCCCGCGGCCTCTTCATCTAAAAACAGCTGCAACAGACGCAAATGACCTTGAACTACTCCAAGACGAACACCAAACGCAGCATTGCGCCATAAAGTTGTGTCGAACTCTGGTGGCATGACAACCGAACAACATTGAGTAGTACTGGTGTCGAATGCTGCTATTCCTTGAAAACATGAACCCCCAAATGGCCAGTATATGACTCCATTGCTGCATCCAATAGGTGTTGGATGCCAATCATATAATCTGAATGGAAATAGTAATTTGAAACAACAACTCCATTCTTTGGTCTCAGAACAGAAGATAGATCCGCGAAACTCGCGATTAGGAGCATTATCTGAAGTGATTAACACAACCTTGAAGTTGCCCTGGTTATTAGCTACAAAGCCACATCTATATGTAATGCCTTCAACAAAACATGTGTAGTCATTGTACAGTGTTTTGGGACAGAGAGGAAGTTCAACCACTTGCTTGGTTATTGGGTTTATGACACAGAATAGAAAAAGCCTTTCTTCAAGGAGTAgcaaatcttgaaaagaagaTAATATGTGAGCTTTGGGCCGATCAAAGAATTCTAGAAAACTATTTGTGGACAGAGATGGGAAGAGAATCTTTGATGTATTGGAGAAGATGTTTTGGATTGTACGTTTGTGGAAGCAAGAGCTTGCTTCGGGACCAGTGGTAACGTAATTACCTCTCATCAAAAGAACATAGGAAGAATCCAAaacaacttcttcttcttcttcttcttcttgtttaAGGCTGTGATGAAGAATGAAGTTTTGGAGAAAGTGTGGTTGATGAGACAGAGAGTGCCATTTAAAGCACACACTACTAAGCTTGATAACATTCTTGAAATCAGGAAGTCGGATCAGTATTTCGAGCAAAAGATCTTCGTTGTTCATCACACTCATGATCGATTCTGATTCGGATAAATTACTTTTTGCTTTCTTCATGACTGCTTTTGCTAAtctcttattcttcttcttcttcttgttcttcaaTCCTAACATGAACAATCCTTTCTTCATAGGAATTATTCCATCCCACTTAGGGTTATACATTGTTCTTGGTCGAGTTTATGCAATATATTAACTCGTTACAAAAATCTAAGTACAACCTGCCCAAACATTCAAagaaaaaaacagtttttttcttCACTTTAACTAAACATAATCAAAATCAAAACTACCCAAAACATAATTAATACTAATCATGCATAAATACTTGGTAAAAAAGAATTAACAGAATTGAGATGAATACTTAGTTAGTAAAACTTGATGAACAAACAAGAATATAGTTAATCTCTGTACGATTCAGGCATTTAGTCAAACACTGAAGCTACAAACAAAAGGAGATAAACTGAGCCTAAAGAAAAGTTGATTATGGTAAAGACGAGAgcagagagagaagaaaaattGAATACCTGCCGTGGTTGGTGATTCTACAGCTGCTGATTATCGGCAGTGACCAGACGAGAGAGAAacccagagagagagagagagaggcaatCGATACCGAAAATAGGTAAGTTCAAATCTGACTTCAAATAAATAGGTAAGTTCCTTAATTTTTCACGTTAATAAtatcaaattatatttatgtgtaGATAATATTTGGGAAATTTACGTGGCATAGtaacttttgccatttttttataaaaatactgctatgcggtattttttacttttttactgtgtttttttataagtttcatactgcagtatactgtgttaagttttcactggtgttctactagtgttttactagtgttctactgttgttttgagttgttctgctttgtgttttactggtgttttataaaaacacagtatttttgaaaaaatttccgtgtgacagtatttttgtaaaagttaacccaaattccagtatttttgtaaatttccctaatatTTACGTCTAaaggctcgtttggaacgtcgtattaggccgtattgtattgtattatattgaattggattatatatcatatttttatataatattatattaaactttaatttatactaaaatattatatatttaagtgtccataaaagttaataccacatatagttttatataaaaatattgcataaaatacaattcaatataatacaatacaatacgacctaatacggcgttacAAACGAGCCCTAAATGATAGTTTGAGTAAATGCCTTcaaattacattttatttttattgtaatttatcgaaaataaaattacaaatttacGTCTAAAGGATAGTTTTACAATTTTGttgttctttttattttttcttccaACGAAGTCTTCTCTAAGTTTCtcaagaaaatataaaagaactaattaataaagagatGGTAAACTTTGTTATAtgaaaaactaataataaagaaattagCATAAATAAAATTCTAGTAGATTCAAAAAGCTTAAGTTGTTGCATAATCTTAGTTTTAAATAATTCTTTACACATCATTtaatcattttaattaattatcatcatACACATCATTCAATCATTTTAAATTTAACATCTAATTATACTACTAGCATAAAGTTACGTACAATGTATGTATATCTAGTTATACACTtggaggcgtttggttgggaggaatgaaaatataggaatgggaatgggaatgggaataagaataggaatggaatggaataaaatttaaaatgtataaaaaaaattgataaaaaaatcattaaattttttttcttgttacattggaatggtcattcctttctttttaaaatggaatagccattccactaaaatggtggaaagagcattccattggaatgctattccaatactttaaaatgcaaccaaacaaaggaatggaataaaaattgtttcctttccattccattccatttcattacctccaaccaaacgccacctagtTTTCAAGGACTTTaagcaaatttttttaaataagtagAATTGAAGTATTGAGTCCTCCCATATATCCAATTCATATTCTAAAATAAagcaaaaaattatttataaaataaaataagtatgcatatataccgatttatttatatatggaacacttctcaatggttgttgcgatatttagcacacgcaattgtacgtatcgtttcaagtagtagactcactaggagtgaggtcgatcccacagggagtggagttaagtacgttaaaattaaatttttacttctatttgattaaataaaagataggaaaaacaatgaagtataagaaaaatagttggaagcaacgattcgagaaaattgatagttaataaactagggtgtcgatttcaattatttttattgaatatggcttaatatgattattttcctaatattaattcctatgcaatagcaggtttactaaggtaatttatagtcttctcagatatataaacctcaattacatgcaaactttctactctcgtgataaatttaacatgcaacaggcattaaacacagaaactcTATAAGCTAtttaaaccatataggtactctcgtcctatatcgaaattcagttctattctactatagcatatttgacactcacttctcagatctcgcatcaaaatcatagacagttaattggtggccagacaat from Cannabis sativa cultivar Pink pepper isolate KNU-18-1 chromosome 2, ASM2916894v1, whole genome shotgun sequence encodes:
- the LOC115720882 gene encoding putative F-box protein At3g23970, producing the protein MYNPKWDGIIPMKKGLFMLGLKNKKKKKNKRLAKAVMKKAKSNLSESESIMSVMNNEDLLLEILIRLPDFKNVIKLSSVCFKWHSLSHQPHFLQNFILHHSLKQEEEEEEEVVLDSSYVLLMRGNYVTTGPEASSCFHKRTIQNIFSNTSKILFPSLSTNSFLEFFDRPKAHILSSFQDLLLLEERLFLFCVINPITKQVVELPLCPKTLYNDYTCFVEGITYRCGFVANNQGNFKVVLITSDNAPNREFRGSIFCSETKEWSCCFKLLFPFRLYDWHPTPIGCSNGVIYWPFGGSCFQGIAAFDTSTTQCCSVVMPPEFDTTLWRNAAFGVRLGVVQGHLRLLQLFLDEEAAGGLHVLRAWDLVQSYSSPSPWIMVKDVRLKWGAYENMALFPIAFHPQDEDVIFLKRVLINDKDYNALAATDNFENDNNNVDICLYRFGRRCYEHVCYCPFAENTRSPRVLPLLVHGWPTRMPPLDTKHPPPGFRLSNSYIHSIRSIYQ